TGACGGCAGTGGCGATGCTCATGCTGGACTGGCGGCTCGCGCTCTTTTCGTTCGCGATCGTGCCCGCGCTGGCGTGGCTGCAGCACCGGGTCGGGGCAATGCGCGAGGCCATCGCGCACGAGCAGCAGGCACGCATCGCCGACATGTCGTCGACGATCCAGGAGTCGCTCTCCGTTCCCGGCATCATTCTCGCGCGCACGACCGGCCGCGCGCGCCACCTGACGCGCGAATTCACCCGCACCTCACAGGACGTCGGAAATCTGGAGGTGCGCTCGCACACGGCGGGCCAGTGGGAATGGAGTCTTGTCTATTTCGCGCTCGCCGTGCTCCCGGCGTTGACGCTGCTGGCGGGCGGCGCACTGATGCGGCCAGGCTCCGCTGTCACCGTGGGTACGCTGGTGGCGATGATCACGCTGCAGGAACAGCTGCTCTGGCCGCTGTCGGGCGTACTGCAGGCGGGCATCGAAATCCGGGCCGCGCGTGCGCTCTTCGCCCGCATCTTCGAGTACCTAGACAAGCCGGCGGGCATCGTTGAGAAGCATGACGCCGTCACGCTCGATCGCAACGCGATGCGCGGCGCGGTTCGACTCGAGAACGTGTCTTTCACGTATGAGAGGAGCGATGCGCCAGCTCTGGCGGGGGTGAGCATCGACATTCCCGCAGGATCGCATGTCGCCATCGTGGGACCGACCGGCTCGGGGAAAACGACGCTCGCCTGGCTGCTCGCGCGCCTCTACGACGTGGACGCAGGGGTGATCACGTACGACGGCATCGACATTCGAGATCTGAGTCTTGAAACGCTGACGGCGATGGTCGGCGTCGTCACCCAGGAACCGTATCTCTTTAACGCTTCACTCGCGGCCAACCTGCGTTTCGCCAGGCCAGATGCGACCGACGCGGAACTGTCTGCTGCCGTGCGCGCCGTGCAACTGGGTCACGTGGTGGACGCGTTGCCGGACGGACTGCAGACGACGGTGGGCGAGGCGGGCTACCATTTTTCGGGTGGCGAGAAGCAGCGCATTGCACTGGCACGCGCCCTGTTGCGCAATACGCCCGTGCTGCTGCTCGATGAAGCGACGAGCGCGCTAGACACGCGCACGGAACGCCTCCTGTCCGACGCGCTCGGCATCCTCGCGCAACACCGCACGACGATCACGATCGCGCATCGGCTGTCCACCGTGCGCAACGCCGACCAGATTGTGGTGCTCGAGAACGGACGCATCGTCGAACACGGGAATCACGACACACTGATGAGACGCTCGGGCCTTTACGCCGAACTGGTCGCTTCCATGAATAGTGCATGACGCGGGCTGGGGATCGGATTCCCTGCGCATGGAAACGGCGTTCTGCGGTATCGTCTGGAGCCTGGTCGGGTGGCGCCCGTGCGCACACGGCCCGTGACAGATATCCGCAACTGCCTTTTGAGACGGTCAGAAAATATGGCGTCTATCGAACTATCGCAGCTCGCATCCATCCCGTTCATCGATGTGTCGGCGCTGGAAGGGCGCTTTCTGAGCAGCCTGACGTTCCATGATGGCAAAAGCTGGCGACTCTGGGCGTCAACGTCTGAGCACACGCTCATCGAGCTGAAAATCGCGTGGCCGGCAGAAGGCTTTTACTTCGCCAGACAGCCGGAATCGGCAACCGACATGCATTTCCGTTTCCTGAATTTCATCGCACAGCATGCGGCATTTCCCGAGCTCAAACGCGCGGTAACAGGGATCATGGATGACATCGCAAATCTGTCCGCGTCCCTGTCGAAACTGAAGCTGCTCCATGCGAGTCGCGAGACGGTCGGGCAGGGTACAGGCAGGATGGCGGCGACGGAAGTCGAGTACATCCTCCTGGTCTGCAGAAGCTTCTTCGATCTGCTCCAGGAAGTGGTTACCCGGCTCTGGTCGATGGTCCATCTGGTTGATCCTGTACACAGGAAGAGCGGCATGCCGCGCTCGTTCGCGGATGTCGCGATTGTCGGAGGTCAGCCCGTGACGGCGGCGCGGTTGATGGAGAAATATGGGCTGTCGCCGGAACTGGCTGACTTCTACGCGTCGAGTGCGCCCTTCTTTATGGACCTGCGAACGATCCGGGACAACCTCATACACAACGGTTCGCAGGTGTCGGGCATCATGAGCGGCGAGTCGGATTTTCTGGTACACGAGAAGCGCAGACCGTTCTCGACGTTCGGCATCTGGCGCGACGATGAGCGCCAGCCCAACGACCTGGTCCCTCTCACGCCAGCCATCGCGGTGGTTGTCTACCGCACGCTTGTCGCCTGTGAAACCTTCAGCATCGCGATGCAGCGGACCGTTGCCTTGCCGCCCGAGATTGTGCCAGGAATGGGCTTTTTCATGCGCGGGTACTTTAACGAGTACTTCCTGACAGTCATGGAAGAGGCACGAATCCGCACATCATGGGCTGACGGTGAAGTTGGGCACCCCGCGCCCGGTTAGCCTTCCGGGCAGTCATCGGGATAATCATCCGCACCGGTCGGGATCGCACAGGCGCGTGCCGGCCGTCGGGAGAAAAGGGGTGCCTGAAAGAGGCGCCACAAAAGGCACCCATGTCGCGCACGTAATCAACGTGGAAATAGAACATGCTAAAGGCTGCGTTTGACAACCTGTCACGTCGGGTCGATCAACAGTTGCGATTGCGGTGGGGACGCACGGGCGGACCTGTAGCGTATGCCGGATCGCGCAGCCAGCGGGCGACTGGCGCGCTGGTGGCGCACCCCGTCGCTTGCGTCCTGGCGCTGCTCGCTCTCAAGATGGCGTGCGCTGCATTGTGGTACTGGGCGGGCGAGCGTCCGTCGCCAGGTGACAAGTGGGATAACACCCAGTTCTCCTCGTACTTCAGCGCGTTGTGGTCCGTGCAGGCCACGATTACCGCGCTCGTGTATCCGATCGTCATCGCGTTCGTCGCGGTACTGCTGCAGCGGCGCGCCACCGCCCGCCTCAGCCTCCAGTTGTATCTGCGTGATGCCCTGGTGCTGCCCGCGGGCATCAGTTCGCTGATCCTGCTGGCCGTCATGGCGGCTGAGTACCTCGCCATTCCCTACGTGTGCGCATCGTGGATTGCGATGATGACCGTAGGTGATGGTGCATGGTTTATCGCGAACACGATCCTGACCGCGGTCTTCCTCTATCGGACGGTGCAATACGTCGACGACTCGGTGCGGCTCGCGGTGTTCACGCGTTATGCCGTCGCCGATGCGCTTCCCCATGATGCGCGCGAGCGGCTCGCGGGACTGATCTTCCAGAACGAACCGCAGCCGGGCTCCATGCCGGATGATGCGGGCGAGGAGGCGCACGGGGAGACGGGGGCGCCCAGAGTGATGTACTTCTCGCTGGGCGAAGGCGACCCCACCGTCACCATGGATGTGCGTGGAACACGACGGGTGGCTGACGTCCGGCTGCGTGTGCTGCGTATGGCGACGCGAGTGTGGTTGCGCGCACAGCCCGTTGCGCCCGCGGTGGACGAAGGACGCTCGTGGCGTGCGGGTGGGGCGCTGCTCGTCCTCGACGTCTCACCTGGCGACGACGTGTCAGGACCAACCACGCTTTGCAGGATACGGAACGGTGTTGAGCCTGGATGGCTCTTCGCGTTTCTAATGCGCATGGCAATCGTGTTGCGCCGGCCACGGCCGCATCTGACGACAGTTGGGTTTTTCGATGAACTGGCGGCTGAGACGCTTGCGTTCCTGGAACAGCGTCGATATGAGGCCGCGGTGGAGACCATATCCGGACTGGTGGATCTGCACGCCAGCCTGATCCGGGGCGGCAGCCATGTCGACGGTGAGGGGCGACGGGATAACGTTGCACTTCTTCCTGATCCGTACGGATTTGGATCACACCGCCTTCACCAGGAATGGATCCACAGCTATCGCGAGCTGGTGCTGGCCGCGGCGGCCGATGCGCATCTGGGCTCCGCGTACTACAGTCGCTGCTGCCACCTGAGCTACCGGCTGCTCAATCGCATCCGCACAGAGCACTACAACATTCGCGCCTATGCGCTGAACCTGTCGACGCTGCTCGCGCACGGGCTCGGGCTCTGGTGGTCATCAAAGGCGGACGAGCGTGGTCTTGCTCCGCGGGACAGGTGCAACGGCGTCACGCTCCCTTTGCCTCTCGCGGGGCAGTACGAATCCGCACTCAATACATTCTTCGAAGCCTGGGACTACCTGACTCTCGCCAGTGAATGGAAGCGTGCGCGCACAGCGGAAGGGATCTGGGAGGCGCGCGCGGACCACGTCCGGTTTTCGGTGGAGTACCTCGTGTCGACCGTGAAGATGCTCGGCCAGGCGGTCGCGCGCGGCGACGTAACGGCATCAAGATGGTTCGTGGATTCGTTGCTGAAATGGTGGGACGCTCTGGGCTTCGAATGGAGCCGGTTCCCCCGCGCCGATGATGAGTTTGCGCTTCATGTAGCCAGTTGCGCGGAAGCTGACTGGTCAACCGTGCGCCTGACGATCGAAGGTCTGCCAGAAGGCGATGCAGAAAAGCGGGTCGCGGGTGACCTCGCGTCCGCGATTTTGAGACGGTACTGGATCGACGCACGCCTGGCCTGCGCGTTGGTCCTTCTGGGCTGGACGCCGGATGACGCGGACGAATCCACGCTCAGCCTGGAGCTTGCGCTCGCGCTGCTCACTGGGCGCAGTTACCGCGAAGGCGGGACGGTCACAGATGCAGGCATCGAGCAGATGGACACGCTCCTGCTCCATCTTGTGCGGGCGCAGGCGGCCGACAGTCATTATGAAGGGCGCGTAGACCAGCTGGTGAAGGTGATGTACGAGGCGCTCGAACCGCGCCATCCGGGCGGGCGCGTGTACATGACGCGCGGGGATATCGACATGGGCTCCCTGAGCCATCAGCAGGTGGAGCTGCTGCTCGCCGTTGCGACGGTGCGTCAGCGATTCGGGATAACCGGTATCGGGCAAACGATTCCACTATGGGCAGACGATGGGCAGCGCCTTGACCGGCTCGCGCACCGTGTAAGGTCGCTCAGGGATGCGCTGGACTGGCCGGGCCTGCCTTCCCGCCAGCAGGTGATCGGCAGGGTCCGTCAGGCGTTCGAACGCACGACGACAGAGGACGAGGCGCTGAAGGCTGTCAGGGACGCACTCGACGAGGTGCTGGAGGCCGCGTCCCGGGCGCGTCAGGAACGCGTGGTGAGGGCGCAGGTCTCGCCGGCTCGCATCCGGCTGGTGTCGGACGCCGTCTCCCGGCACATTCAGGAACAACCGGCGAGAGCCTTCCCGCTCTCGGTGGTCAAAGGGTACACGAGCGTGCCGCCGGCCGCAGAACTGACGGCCCTTGCCATGAAGGGTGTGCGCAAGGGGGTTTTCACAGAGCCACCGTTCGAACACGGTTTTGACCGGATGATCGAGCAGTTCAGTTCGATCCTGTCGGACCGTGTTGGCGGCTCAGTGCTGCAGAAGTATCTACACGGACATCAGGTTGAGGCGCTTCCTGCCATGAGCGCGGACACGTTCGCGCAGGAGCTTCGCAGGCGCTCGGCAGCGCTGCGCGAGCGCGGGCAGACACCCGTTCTCGCTGCGCCCGCGGCGCTCGCGCAAAAGCTGCTTGCGAAGTATCGACGCGTCGAAAGCGATGAGCTCCAAAAACTGACGTTCAGTTACCGGCGCAACAACGACGTGCGCAGCGTGGTGGGCTATCTGGACGACATTGCCGTTCATACCAGCGCACTGGCGGGGGAACACGGCTACGTGCTTGCGCAGGAGGCCTTTGTGCAACTGGAGTATGCCGCCGCGCCCGGGACCGGCCATCTCGTCGACGTGGAGTGGGCGCCGGAGACAGAGGGAACCATCGTGCTGCATTTTCGATGGGACGTAACGGCACGCGGGATCGACTGAGGCCATCGGGACAGGGGAAGCGCGGTCACGCAGACGGAGGCGAAAGGCCTGCCATGACACAACACATCGCAACGCCACCCAACACATCGCTTCAGTACTCCAGAAGAACAAAAAAAGCCGACCCATCGGGTCGGCCGTGAACGCTCCGGAACACTCGAGGGCGCTATCCCGGAGCCCGAGAAAACAGTCGGACAGAAGGTTATCGCTGGTCCTTCGTGTCGATGGAGCGGTGCGTGAACGTGATTTGCTTGCGGATGGCGTCTCCGTACCGTGTACTGGATCAGTTCGGGGGCGCGACGGCCTTTAGGTCTTGCCGCTCAGGCAGGCCTTCATGAACGCCTTGCGATCGTCGCCTTTCTTCTCGCCAGCCTGACTGTTGCACAGTTTCATCCTGTCCTGCTGCGACGACGGTGTCAACGCAGCCGCAGGTTTCGTCGACATGCAGTTCCTGATGAATGCCTTGCGGTCATCGCCCTTCCTGTCGCCGGCCTGGCGGTTGCAATCGGCCGTGGGCGCTGGCTGGCCGTTCTGGGCGAATGCAGGAGCAGCGAGGCAACTGGTGAGGGCGAGGGCGGTGACAATGGCTTGAATTTTCACGGGATACTCCATCATGGTTGTGGATGCTGCAGGACCGTTAAACGGGCGGCCATTAAGCGAGGTGGATTGTGCGATGCGCGCTGGCCGTCTCGGTGCATTGAATGGTGCGCGCTCTGGCATCAGAAACCGTCCACAATCGGTCGGGATTTGATGAACACGGGCGGCGCACTCGCATTCGCCAGCGCGAGCCGCCCTGAGGAAACCGCTTGCCTTCGAGCCGCGTCGGGACGCTGGCCAGGGATGGTCCGACACCTCGCAGCAGCGGCAAGACCGGAGGCGATGGTCGCGTCCAGCGTCGTTTTGGCCGCAACGGCCGACGCGGCGCCGGATAACGCCGGTAGCCCTGTGGGCACAGTGAGCCGCAGGCCGGGTGAACGTTGCGTCCCGCCGAAGCGGGACAAAAGGATCGGCCTGATCGATCGCGTCACCCGCTGGCAGGCGCCTTCGCAACGTCGTACGTCATGGTCATCCGTATGGCTCAGTCGTGTTCAGGCGACCTGGTGACCTAGCGACCGCGCAGCGTGCCGGACAGTCCTCCGCCGCCGAACAGCTGGTTCAGGTACTGGGTGTTGTTTTGCATGATCGTCATGAGCCGGTTGAGTGCGGAGAACTGCGCGTTGTACTGCCGGGTAAGCGTCTCCTGGTAACGCGTGAGCTGTGTAGCCTGGTCGGAGAGTTTGCCCAGCTCGGCATTGAGCGTCTGTGTACGCTGGTCGATGCTGCCGCTCGATTTCGTGTACGTGCTGACGAACGCATTGAGTGCGGCGCCGATGCCCGTCTTCACATTGAATAATGCTGAAACGGCCGGACTGTTGCCTGTGAGCGCGGTTTTGAGCGCCCCGCCATCCACTGCCAGCGTGCCGTCGTGCTTCAGGTTCACGCCGATCGCGGACAGACTGAACGTTTTGTTGCCTGCCGTGATGCCCTGCGCGATCAGGCTGCCAAGACGGGTCGTGATCGACGTGGTCATGGCGTCGCCAAGCAGGGGGCCGGCCTGTTTGCCTGAGGGCTGGGTCGCGTCCCAGGTCAGGCCTTTTGCGGTGCTGATATATCCGTTGTAGGCGGTGACGAAGTCGTTGATGGCCTTCACCGACGCGTCGGCATCCTTGCTGATCGATATCGTCTGCGTGGTGCCGACCGACGCGGCGGTGAGATTGAGCGTAATGCCCGTGATCGCGTTCATGACGGTGTTGCTCGCGCTCGTGACGGGATTGCCGTCAATGGAGAACGTTGCATCTTTCCCGGCGCTGATCTGCGTGAAGCTGGCGGTGTTCAGTCTCGCGTCGAGGCCAGCACCCGCTGAAATGGTGACGCTGGCAGCCGCGCCCGTCTGTCTGGACGCAAGCACCAGGTGCTGCCCGTCCGTCGCCGTGATTACCCTTGCCGTCACGCCAGGATTGGCTGGCGCCGTGTTGATCGCCTTCGCGATCGACGACAGCGAATCCGATGATGACACGTTCAACTGCATGGAGCTGCTGCCCGAGCCGATCGTCAGGGTGCCACTGCCAGGACTCGCCCCGGCGGCAAACGCCCGCGAGGAAATCTTGCTGCCGGTGGCGATGCCGCTGACGGCGATACTGAAGTTGCCCTCCGTGG
This Paraburkholderia sabiae DNA region includes the following protein-coding sequences:
- the fliD gene encoding flagellar filament capping protein FliD, encoding MASMSRTTSSTDTTTLLQQAAQSIISGSTKSTLDVNSLVSAMVTARTAAQAAALTTRQNADNAELSAIGKIKSALAALQTALAGLSDGTALNQLSVDASGDGVAATVASAKDATEGNFSIAVSGIATGSKISSRAFAAGASPGSGTLTIGSGSSSMQLNVSSSDSLSSIAKAINTAPANPGVTARVITATDGQHLVLASRQTGAAASVTISAGAGLDARLNTASFTQISAGKDATFSIDGNPVTSASNTVMNAITGITLNLTAASVGTTQTISISKDADASVKAINDFVTAYNGYISTAKGLTWDATQPSGKQAGPLLGDAMTTSITTRLGSLIAQGITAGNKTFSLSAIGVNLKHDGTLAVDGGALKTALTGNSPAVSALFNVKTGIGAALNAFVSTYTKSSGSIDQRTQTLNAELGKLSDQATQLTRYQETLTRQYNAQFSALNRLMTIMQNNTQYLNQLFGGGGLSGTLRGR
- a CDS encoding PsiF family protein yields the protein MKIQAIVTALALTSCLAAPAFAQNGQPAPTADCNRQAGDRKGDDRKAFIRNCMSTKPAAALTPSSQQDRMKLCNSQAGEKKGDDRKAFMKACLSGKT
- a CDS encoding ABC transporter ATP-binding protein, whose product is MPDRNTATPESDAPTGYRALARRHVSRERIVALFRPYSRHLAAVLGLIALTSIAGIATPFIIRRIIDDALPASDLWLLGELVAALVVIAAATATVGTLETLIASRIGQAIMHDLRVRVYVHLQRLSLSFFTDTRTGEIQSRIASDIGGLQSLVTRTGIELTREASVAIMTAVAMLMLDWRLALFSFAIVPALAWLQHRVGAMREAIAHEQQARIADMSSTIQESLSVPGIILARTTGRARHLTREFTRTSQDVGNLEVRSHTAGQWEWSLVYFALAVLPALTLLAGGALMRPGSAVTVGTLVAMITLQEQLLWPLSGVLQAGIEIRAARALFARIFEYLDKPAGIVEKHDAVTLDRNAMRGAVRLENVSFTYERSDAPALAGVSIDIPAGSHVAIVGPTGSGKTTLAWLLARLYDVDAGVITYDGIDIRDLSLETLTAMVGVVTQEPYLFNASLAANLRFARPDATDAELSAAVRAVQLGHVVDALPDGLQTTVGEAGYHFSGGEKQRIALARALLRNTPVLLLDEATSALDTRTERLLSDALGILAQHRTTITIAHRLSTVRNADQIVVLENGRIVEHGNHDTLMRRSGLYAELVASMNSA